A single genomic interval of Oceanibaculum nanhaiense harbors:
- a CDS encoding sigma-70 family RNA polymerase sigma factor encodes MTVAPAHLVKKRQARSHGMEVIRAFRNLDRHGQQRAPEVIEEEVRQLEPHLVRFRENLVRLEVVASQTRGKTRIKVSLRLQLPSGVIAAQEEGFEIEPVLRKAFADLRRQVDRHVARLKHEPEYKRPARRRRIGAPLPPARDAAEAERRQLFFDLIEDHLDTVYDTVRRELTYLECSGSVPQGYLAVRDIVDATILNGLDRFERRPTEFSVRDWLTQLAFETIEAEAQAARRAVPEDAAPIDVAPEVLAGEPTESDEEMFEFYQPDDVLLLEELIADDDGTDPETEANRHEIGMALHRAIADLSPAERRVLYRLHLDDATVAETADLLGLSEAEVKEIAEKAGETLRAKLVEAGLISEATELARVEREIAHATRLPQPIDDRRRLAAALAGEGASSGT; translated from the coding sequence ATGACGGTCGCGCCGGCTCATCTCGTCAAAAAGCGACAAGCAAGGTCACACGGCATGGAAGTCATCAGAGCATTTCGCAATCTTGACCGGCACGGCCAACAGCGCGCGCCTGAGGTCATCGAGGAAGAGGTGCGGCAACTTGAACCGCATCTTGTACGCTTCCGCGAGAATCTCGTCCGGCTCGAAGTCGTCGCCTCCCAGACGAGGGGCAAGACGCGCATCAAAGTCAGCTTGCGCTTGCAACTGCCATCGGGCGTGATCGCGGCGCAGGAAGAGGGGTTCGAGATCGAGCCGGTCCTGCGCAAGGCCTTTGCCGACTTGCGCCGCCAAGTCGATCGGCATGTGGCGCGCCTCAAGCACGAGCCGGAGTACAAGCGTCCCGCCCGCCGGCGCCGGATCGGCGCCCCCCTGCCGCCCGCGCGGGATGCGGCGGAGGCGGAGCGGCGCCAACTCTTCTTCGACCTGATCGAGGATCATCTCGATACGGTCTACGACACCGTCAGGCGTGAGTTGACCTATCTCGAATGCAGCGGATCGGTACCACAGGGCTATCTTGCCGTTCGCGATATCGTCGATGCGACGATCCTCAATGGGCTCGATCGCTTCGAGCGGCGGCCGACCGAATTCTCCGTCCGGGACTGGCTGACGCAACTGGCCTTCGAGACCATCGAGGCCGAGGCGCAGGCCGCGCGCCGCGCGGTGCCCGAGGATGCCGCCCCGATCGACGTGGCGCCCGAGGTGCTGGCCGGGGAGCCTACTGAGTCGGATGAGGAGATGTTCGAGTTCTACCAGCCCGACGACGTGCTGCTGCTCGAGGAGCTCATCGCCGACGACGACGGCACGGATCCTGAGACCGAAGCGAATCGGCATGAGATCGGCATGGCGCTGCACCGGGCAATCGCCGATCTTTCGCCGGCCGAACGCCGCGTTCTCTATCGGCTCCACCTAGACGACGCCACGGTTGCGGAGACGGCGGACCTCTTGGGCCTTTCCGAGGCAGAGGTCAAAGAAATCGCAGAGAAGGCGGGCGAGACACTGCGCGCGAAGCTAGTCGAAGCCGGGCTGATCTCCGAGGCGACGGAGCTCGCGCGCGTCGAACGGGAAATCGCCCATGCAACGCGCCTGCCCCAGCCGATCGACGACCGCCGCCGCCTGGCCGCCGCGCTGGCCGGCGAGGGTGCCAGCTCCGGCACCTGA
- a CDS encoding S1C family serine protease: protein MNRTFFIRLVSATSAALLIIIVWQSFPIIQGVVLGRFAEPRAVAPRGDLAAFEQSTITVFNAARDSVVFITTAERVVDPWTRNAYDVPRGNGSGFVWDELGHVVTNNHVIAGASRAVVRLADGRAFSARLVGRAPEHDLAVLHIGVGSDRPPPIPIGTSNELRVGQSVFAIGNPFGLDWTMTTGIVSALGRELPGEGSLPIRGLIQTDAAINPGNSGGPLIDSAGRLIGVNTAIFSPSGGSAGIGFAVPVDTVNRVVPQLIARGSYAPPRLGVLFDPRVDSMLAQKGTSGVMVLGVDPDGPAARAGLVPARISGDGFIVAGDRIIGLGATRVDEAADLIAALEAHRPGDQVELHLRRGDQHKSLRITLGEPR from the coding sequence ATGAACCGAACCTTTTTCATTCGACTTGTTTCAGCAACCTCTGCCGCGCTCCTTATCATAATTGTGTGGCAGAGCTTTCCTATCATTCAGGGCGTTGTGCTCGGTCGGTTTGCCGAACCGCGCGCCGTGGCTCCGCGCGGCGACCTGGCGGCGTTTGAACAAAGCACCATCACGGTATTCAACGCCGCTCGAGACAGTGTCGTCTTCATCACGACGGCCGAGCGTGTAGTCGATCCCTGGACCCGGAATGCCTATGACGTTCCGCGCGGGAACGGTTCAGGATTCGTCTGGGACGAACTCGGTCATGTGGTGACGAACAATCATGTTATCGCCGGCGCGAGCCGGGCAGTCGTCAGGCTGGCTGATGGCCGTGCCTTCTCCGCGCGCCTGGTGGGGCGTGCCCCCGAGCACGATCTGGCAGTCCTGCATATCGGCGTAGGTTCTGACCGGCCACCGCCAATCCCCATCGGCACCAGCAACGAGTTGCGTGTCGGTCAGAGCGTGTTCGCCATCGGCAATCCGTTTGGCTTGGACTGGACGATGACGACCGGAATTGTCTCGGCTCTCGGCCGCGAATTGCCGGGAGAAGGCAGTCTCCCGATACGTGGCCTGATCCAGACGGACGCAGCAATTAACCCCGGAAATTCCGGTGGCCCTCTGATTGACAGCGCGGGGCGTCTGATCGGCGTCAACACGGCGATTTTCAGTCCATCCGGCGGCAGCGCGGGAATCGGCTTTGCGGTGCCCGTCGATACGGTCAATCGGGTGGTGCCACAGCTCATCGCTCGCGGCAGCTATGCACCGCCACGTCTCGGCGTTTTATTCGATCCTAGGGTCGATTCAATGCTCGCGCAGAAGGGCACCTCCGGCGTCATGGTCCTCGGAGTCGATCCTGACGGCCCCGCTGCCCGCGCGGGACTGGTCCCCGCCCGCATTAGCGGCGATGGGTTCATTGTAGCCGGCGACCGGATAATCGGCCTTGGAGCGACTAGAGTTGATGAAGCGGCTGACCTGATCGCGGCGCTCGAAGCGCATCGCCCCGGGGATCAGGTTGAATTGCACCTCCGGCGCGGCGATCAACACAAGAGCCTCAGGATCACACTTGGCGAACCGCGATAG
- the ftsH gene encoding ATP-dependent zinc metalloprotease FtsH yields the protein MEKKTEYNIWYWVVAFIAVLFIQNLIAGWQSVAPISYSQFEKYLADGKISSVAVGSDTITGAFAEPVDGKKQFVTTVVNPAILERIDRSGIEITGVPQNTFLGTLISWVAPALVFFGIWMLLFRKFADKQGFGGFMQVGRSKAKVYMEKETGVSFADVAGVDEAKAELEEVVEFLRNPAEYGKLGAHIPKGILLVGPPGTGKTLLARAVAGEAGVTFFSISGSEFVEMFVGVGAARVRDLFEQARKSAPAIIFIDELDALGRARSSGQIAGGHDEREQTLNQLLTELDGFDPSVGIVLLAATNRPEILDPALLRAGRFDRQVLVDRPDKTGRVQILNVHMKKVTLAPDVDAEKVAALTPGFSGADLANLVNEAALLATRRKADAVTMDDFNNAVERIIAGLEKKNRVLNPREREVVAHHEMGHALVAMALPGVDPVHKVSIIPRGIGALGYTIQRPTEDRFLMTREELENKIAVLLGGRAAEKIVYDHLSTGAADDLVKATDIARAMVARYGMDEDLGHVSYDTDRPGFLGTGDQSSWLNRRYSDATAERMDAKVRDIVDGVFKRTLTLLETNRDLLEQSAQDLLQRETLDESDLVAIGSKVKRTEAVAA from the coding sequence ATGGAAAAGAAGACCGAATACAACATCTGGTACTGGGTGGTGGCTTTCATAGCCGTGCTTTTCATCCAGAACCTGATCGCCGGCTGGCAATCCGTCGCGCCGATCAGCTACAGCCAGTTCGAGAAGTATCTCGCTGACGGGAAAATTTCCTCTGTCGCGGTCGGGTCAGACACTATCACAGGTGCCTTCGCCGAACCGGTCGACGGCAAGAAGCAGTTCGTGACGACCGTAGTGAATCCCGCAATCCTGGAACGGATAGACCGGTCAGGTATCGAGATCACTGGCGTTCCGCAAAACACTTTTCTCGGCACGCTGATTTCCTGGGTGGCGCCAGCGCTTGTCTTCTTCGGAATCTGGATGCTGCTGTTCCGTAAGTTCGCCGACAAACAGGGTTTCGGCGGGTTCATGCAGGTCGGCCGCAGCAAGGCCAAGGTTTACATGGAAAAAGAAACCGGCGTCAGCTTCGCCGACGTGGCCGGTGTGGACGAGGCCAAGGCCGAGCTGGAGGAGGTCGTGGAGTTCCTCAGGAACCCCGCCGAATACGGAAAGCTGGGCGCACATATCCCCAAAGGCATATTGCTCGTCGGGCCGCCGGGCACCGGCAAGACGCTTCTGGCGCGCGCGGTGGCAGGCGAGGCCGGCGTGACCTTCTTTTCGATCTCGGGATCAGAGTTCGTCGAGATGTTCGTGGGCGTCGGTGCCGCACGGGTGCGCGACCTCTTCGAGCAGGCCCGGAAATCGGCCCCGGCGATCATCTTCATCGACGAACTCGACGCTCTTGGGAGGGCGCGCTCCTCCGGCCAGATCGCCGGTGGCCATGATGAGCGTGAGCAGACGCTGAACCAGCTTCTGACCGAGCTCGACGGCTTCGACCCTTCGGTGGGCATCGTGCTCCTGGCCGCCACCAACCGACCCGAGATTCTCGACCCCGCGCTGCTGCGTGCGGGACGCTTCGACCGTCAGGTGCTGGTGGACCGGCCCGACAAGACGGGGCGTGTGCAGATCTTGAACGTGCACATGAAGAAAGTGACGCTCGCCCCAGACGTCGATGCCGAGAAGGTCGCAGCTCTTACTCCCGGCTTTTCCGGCGCGGATCTTGCCAATCTCGTCAACGAGGCAGCATTGCTCGCCACGCGCCGCAAGGCTGATGCGGTGACGATGGACGACTTCAACAATGCCGTCGAGCGCATCATCGCAGGGTTGGAAAAGAAGAACCGGGTGCTCAATCCGCGCGAACGCGAGGTCGTGGCGCACCACGAGATGGGGCACGCGCTGGTCGCGATGGCTCTGCCGGGGGTGGATCCGGTGCACAAGGTCTCGATCATACCGCGCGGCATCGGCGCGCTCGGCTACACCATCCAGCGGCCGACCGAGGACCGCTTCCTGATGACCCGCGAGGAGCTGGAGAACAAGATCGCCGTGCTGCTGGGCGGGCGCGCGGCCGAGAAGATCGTCTACGACCACCTCTCGACCGGGGCGGCGGACGATCTGGTCAAGGCCACCGATATCGCCCGCGCCATGGTCGCGCGGTACGGGATGGACGAAGACCTCGGGCATGTCAGCTACGACACCGATCGGCCCGGCTTTCTCGGCACCGGTGACCAGTCGTCGTGGCTGAACCGCCGCTACAGCGACGCCACTGCCGAGCGGATGGACGCGAAGGTGCGCGACATCGTGGATGGCGTTTTCAAGCGCACCCTCACCCTTCTTGAAACCAATCGGGATCTTCTTGAGCAATCGGCGCAGGATCTCCTGCAACGAGAGACACTGGACGAGTCCGATCTGGTGGCAATTGGGTCCAAGGTGAAAAGAACGGAAGCCGTCGCTGCGTGA
- a CDS encoding ATP-dependent Clp protease ATP-binding subunit translates to MANGACDICGRPATARVRASVNGKVQNMELCDQHYREMVRRSGRSASPLESLFGRHSLFDEFFGDSGFGSLFSDSPLRGGALGATGAGEDDVVDATFGEEAPRRGSRRGGGRTIADRLSEQGNKLLQDAAQKAGEFGRSEVDTEHLLLALTSSDVVKTILEQFKVDVDDLRRQVEKEAKRGEARTEGEIGVSPRLKDALNRAFIASNELGHSYVGPEHLLIGLAEEGEGLAASILRKYGLTPQALRQQVTKVVGKGAEEGRVEAPSSTPDLDQFSRDLTKLAREGKLDPVIGRAREIETTIEVLARRKKNNPVLIGEPGVGKTAIVEGLAQRIVAGEVPEALRDKRLVELNINSMVAGSKYRGEFEERVQKILKEITEEKDSLILFIDEIHTIVGAGQGGGEGGLDIANTFKPALARGELNLIGATTLNEYQKYIEKDAALERRFQPVYVEEPTVAQVIMILRGLRDTLEAHHKVTITDEAIVAAAELSDRYITGRFMPDKAIDLIDQAAARVKISATARPVDVQELEAEVAQIKREQDYAAARKQFDRAAELKRELEQKQKELDELLEIWKRDQASATAEVRADHVAQIVSKITGVPVTELTTEEKDKLLKLEEKLHERVIGQEEAIRAVADAVRLARAGLREGRGPTATFLFLGPTGVGKTELAKTLAEVIFGDQDAMIRIDMSEYGERHSVARLVGAPPGYVGYDEGGQLTEKVRRRPYSVVLLDEIEKAHPDVYNILLQVFDDGRLTDGKGRVVDFTNTIIIATSNLGSDIIQRNLKKRGTKEFDEAKQKSELMDVLRGHFRPEFINRIDEIIVFHSLNQTEIRQIVELQLNRVKRTALGQGVELEFDVSVVDHFGAVGFRPEFGARELRRLIRSELETELAREMLSGRIEDGDKVRVAWSANEQKVVFEKIAKDTGDNSPDDQAEAGIDESSEAAENKADAPTPDVPVDTKDREQSKDDKSTG, encoded by the coding sequence ATGGCAAACGGAGCTTGCGATATTTGCGGTCGCCCGGCGACGGCGCGCGTGCGCGCCTCGGTGAACGGCAAAGTTCAGAACATGGAGCTGTGCGATCAGCACTACCGCGAAATGGTGCGCCGGTCGGGCCGCAGCGCATCGCCGCTGGAGTCCCTGTTCGGACGACATTCCCTTTTTGACGAATTCTTCGGCGATAGCGGGTTCGGCAGCCTGTTCAGCGACAGCCCGCTGCGGGGTGGCGCACTGGGCGCCACGGGCGCGGGTGAGGACGACGTCGTGGATGCCACCTTCGGGGAGGAAGCGCCGCGCCGCGGATCGCGGCGCGGCGGCGGACGCACCATCGCCGATCGGCTGAGCGAACAGGGCAACAAACTGTTGCAGGATGCCGCACAGAAGGCTGGAGAATTCGGGCGCAGCGAGGTCGATACCGAACATCTGCTTCTGGCACTGACCTCGTCCGACGTCGTCAAAACGATCCTGGAACAGTTCAAGGTCGATGTGGACGACCTGCGGCGCCAGGTCGAGAAGGAAGCGAAGCGTGGAGAGGCCAGGACGGAGGGCGAAATCGGCGTCAGTCCTCGCCTGAAGGACGCGTTGAACCGGGCCTTCATCGCCTCGAACGAACTCGGCCATTCCTATGTCGGTCCCGAGCACCTGCTGATCGGCCTTGCCGAGGAAGGTGAAGGCCTGGCCGCGTCGATCCTGCGCAAATACGGATTGACGCCGCAGGCGCTGCGCCAGCAGGTGACCAAGGTCGTGGGCAAGGGTGCCGAGGAGGGCCGCGTGGAGGCGCCTTCCAGCACGCCCGATCTCGACCAGTTCAGCCGTGACCTGACGAAGCTCGCCCGCGAGGGCAAGCTCGATCCCGTCATCGGCCGCGCCCGCGAGATCGAGACGACGATCGAAGTTCTGGCCCGGCGGAAAAAGAACAATCCGGTGCTGATCGGCGAGCCGGGTGTGGGCAAGACCGCCATCGTCGAAGGACTCGCACAACGCATCGTCGCGGGGGAAGTGCCCGAAGCGCTGCGCGACAAGCGCCTTGTCGAGCTCAACATCAACTCGATGGTTGCCGGGTCCAAGTACCGCGGTGAGTTCGAGGAGCGGGTGCAGAAGATCCTCAAGGAGATCACCGAGGAGAAGGACAGCCTGATCCTGTTCATAGACGAGATCCACACCATCGTCGGCGCCGGCCAGGGCGGCGGCGAGGGCGGTCTCGACATCGCCAACACCTTCAAGCCGGCGCTAGCGCGGGGCGAGTTGAACCTGATCGGCGCGACGACGCTCAACGAATACCAGAAATACATCGAGAAGGACGCAGCGCTCGAACGCCGCTTCCAGCCGGTCTATGTCGAGGAACCCACGGTCGCTCAGGTCATCATGATCCTGCGCGGCCTGCGCGACACGCTGGAGGCGCACCACAAGGTGACGATCACCGACGAGGCCATCGTCGCGGCGGCCGAGCTTTCGGACCGCTACATCACTGGCCGCTTCATGCCTGACAAGGCGATCGACCTGATCGATCAGGCCGCCGCACGGGTGAAGATCAGCGCCACAGCGCGCCCCGTGGACGTCCAGGAGCTAGAGGCCGAGGTCGCGCAGATCAAGCGCGAGCAGGACTATGCCGCAGCCCGCAAGCAATTCGACCGGGCAGCGGAATTGAAGAGGGAACTCGAACAGAAGCAGAAGGAGCTGGACGAGCTTCTGGAGATTTGGAAGCGCGACCAGGCTTCGGCGACCGCCGAGGTGCGCGCCGATCATGTCGCGCAGATCGTCTCCAAGATCACCGGCGTTCCGGTCACCGAGCTGACCACCGAGGAGAAGGACAAGCTCCTCAAGCTCGAGGAGAAGCTGCACGAGCGCGTCATCGGCCAGGAAGAGGCCATCCGCGCCGTGGCCGATGCGGTGCGCCTGGCGCGCGCGGGCCTGCGCGAAGGACGCGGCCCGACGGCGACATTCCTGTTCCTCGGGCCGACCGGGGTTGGCAAGACGGAACTGGCCAAGACGCTCGCCGAGGTGATCTTCGGCGACCAGGATGCGATGATCCGCATCGACATGTCGGAGTATGGCGAGCGCCACTCGGTTGCCCGGCTGGTTGGCGCGCCTCCGGGCTACGTCGGATACGACGAAGGCGGGCAACTGACGGAGAAGGTGCGGCGTCGGCCCTACTCGGTCGTGCTCCTCGACGAAATCGAGAAGGCGCATCCGGATGTATACAACATCCTACTTCAGGTGTTCGACGATGGCCGCCTGACAGATGGCAAGGGCCGCGTGGTGGACTTCACCAACACCATCATCATCGCCACCTCGAACCTCGGTTCGGACATCATCCAGCGCAACCTCAAGAAGCGCGGCACCAAGGAGTTCGACGAGGCAAAGCAGAAGTCCGAACTGATGGACGTGCTGCGCGGTCATTTCCGGCCAGAGTTCATCAACCGGATCGACGAGATCATCGTTTTCCATTCGCTGAACCAGACCGAGATCCGCCAGATCGTCGAGTTGCAGCTGAACCGGGTGAAGCGGACTGCACTGGGGCAGGGGGTCGAACTCGAATTCGACGTGAGCGTCGTGGATCACTTCGGCGCGGTCGGCTTCCGTCCCGAATTCGGCGCCCGCGAGCTGCGCCGGCTGATCCGGTCGGAGTTGGAGACCGAGTTGGCCCGCGAAATGCTCTCCGGGCGGATCGAGGATGGTGACAAGGTCCGCGTCGCTTGGTCAGCGAACGAACAGAAGGTCGTGTTCGAAAAGATCGCAAAGGACACCGGTGACAATAGCCCGGACGATCAGGCCGAGGCCGGGATCGACGAGTCCAGCGAAGCTGCCGAAAACAAGGCGGACGCTCCGACACCCGATGTCCCGGTCGACACCAAGGATAGGGAGCAGTCCAAGGACGATAAGTCTACCGGGTGA
- a CDS encoding Hsp20/alpha crystallin family protein, which produces MSTDITQAAEKTPTDSPETTGGGRIYRPLTDIVETDQGVSMMLEMPGVAADAVEITLENRVLTIRGKVDPVRPENLELAYAEYGEGDFERAFTLSEDFDPNRIEAEMRGGVLTLTLPRAPEAQPKKIAVKGA; this is translated from the coding sequence ATGAGCACCGACATCACGCAAGCCGCCGAAAAGACGCCGACCGACTCGCCCGAGACCACCGGCGGCGGACGCATCTACCGCCCGTTGACCGATATCGTCGAGACCGATCAGGGTGTCTCCATGATGCTTGAAATGCCTGGGGTCGCCGCCGATGCGGTCGAGATCACGCTCGAAAATCGTGTGTTGACGATCCGCGGCAAAGTTGACCCGGTGCGGCCGGAAAACCTCGAACTTGCCTATGCCGAATATGGCGAGGGCGATTTCGAGCGTGCCTTCACGCTTTCCGAGGACTTCGACCCCAACAGGATCGAAGCCGAGATGCGTGGAGGTGTCCTCACCTTGACGCTCCCCCGAGCCCCTGAAGCGCAGCCGAAAAAGATCGCCGTCAAGGGCGCCTGA
- a CDS encoding Hsp20/alpha crystallin family protein — protein MGTAYLDGRSPNRHLAGTVARSDHAAGSGASISSRRPAMLYPTYLRRSDPFALMRSMMRDLDRGFWPPSRAAFPAVNIWQGPEAVAIAAELPGIEPGDIEISVKDNVLTLSGERKAPEVPDGARWHRNERGFGRFSRTIRLPFAASDDKVEARMTNGVLRIVISRPEEEKPKKIEIKAA, from the coding sequence ATGGGAACCGCCTATCTTGATGGGCGGTCTCCGAACCGACATCTGGCCGGCACCGTTGCCCGCTCGGACCATGCCGCCGGTTCGGGGGCATCGATCAGCAGCAGGAGGCCAGCAATGCTCTATCCGACATATCTGCGCCGCAGCGATCCCTTCGCGCTGATGCGCTCCATGATGCGCGATCTCGACCGCGGTTTCTGGCCGCCGTCCCGCGCGGCGTTCCCGGCGGTGAATATCTGGCAAGGCCCTGAGGCCGTTGCCATCGCCGCTGAACTTCCCGGCATCGAACCGGGCGACATTGAGATTTCGGTTAAGGACAACGTCCTGACGCTTTCGGGCGAACGCAAGGCGCCCGAGGTTCCCGACGGTGCGCGCTGGCACCGCAACGAACGCGGTTTCGGCAGGTTTTCCCGCACTATCCGCCTGCCGTTCGCGGCCTCGGATGACAAGGTCGAGGCGAGGATGACGAACGGCGTATTGCGGATCGTCATCTCCCGGCCCGAGGAAGAAAAGCCGAAGAAAATCGAGATCAAGGCAGCCTGA
- a CDS encoding phosphate-starvation-inducible PsiE family protein codes for MKDLQRSGLTREQWSAMTLYEKFEQVVIFVLSVIIAAIVVASVWALMREVVNRLVLGAFDTLDYATFQVVFGMIFTVVIALEFKRSLLVATERSFGILQVRTIVLIALLAIARKFIILDLGETESSKIAALAGAALALGVVHWLVRDQDRREQPPTENADGGQ; via the coding sequence ATGAAAGACTTGCAACGATCCGGGCTGACCCGTGAACAATGGTCGGCGATGACGCTCTACGAGAAGTTCGAGCAAGTTGTCATCTTCGTCCTCAGCGTCATCATTGCGGCGATCGTCGTGGCGTCGGTCTGGGCGCTGATGCGCGAAGTCGTGAACCGCCTGGTTCTGGGGGCATTCGACACTCTCGATTACGCCACCTTTCAGGTGGTGTTCGGCATGATCTTCACCGTGGTGATCGCGCTCGAGTTCAAGCGCTCCCTTCTTGTTGCGACCGAACGCAGCTTCGGGATCCTCCAGGTCCGCACGATCGTGCTGATCGCGCTCCTCGCCATCGCGCGCAAATTCATCATCCTGGACCTCGGCGAGACGGAATCATCCAAGATTGCCGCACTCGCGGGCGCGGCGCTTGCGCTCGGGGTTGTCCATTGGCTCGTGCGCGATCAGGACCGACGCGAACAGCCCCCTACTGAAAATGCAGATGGCGGTCAATGA
- a CDS encoding MarR family winged helix-turn-helix transcriptional regulator, whose translation MISSDIALIGTTIHRVAQLIQQRIDQEIRGSGLTRLSWMAAAHVEDEPGLTIGDLADRLEVGPATAGQLVDRMVRGGWVERSPSLDDRRAQIVTATSKARAMLKELAPRQSALEDEILQDLSADERRVLLALLERIRARIGR comes from the coding sequence ATGATCTCTTCGGACATCGCGCTGATCGGGACGACGATCCACCGGGTCGCGCAGCTCATCCAGCAGCGGATCGACCAAGAAATTCGCGGCAGCGGCCTGACCCGCCTGTCCTGGATGGCGGCGGCGCATGTCGAGGATGAGCCTGGGCTGACCATCGGCGATCTGGCCGACCGGCTGGAGGTCGGCCCGGCCACAGCCGGCCAGCTCGTCGATCGCATGGTCAGGGGCGGCTGGGTCGAGCGGTCGCCCTCGCTCGACGACAGGCGGGCGCAGATCGTCACGGCAACGTCGAAGGCCCGGGCGATGCTGAAGGAACTCGCGCCGCGGCAATCGGCGCTCGAAGATGAAATCCTGCAGGATCTGTCGGCGGACGAAAGGCGCGTCCTGCTGGCGCTGCTCGAGCGGATCAGGGCGCGGATCGGGCGCTAA
- a CDS encoding zinc metalloprotease HtpX → MPAVSTRHRFINLVQSALLLGLMAMIAWVSMTAVVGAEVGLLLAFGMVAGLIFAPNLPQDFLLSAYQAERITGRDAPGLVAGIAELARRADLPRAPKLYRVSSPLPNAFAMGSPEDSTICVTDGLLQLLDGRELVGVLAHEVGHIANRDLWIMGLADMMSRLVSIASWLGQFLLLLNLPLIFAGAVYVPWHIVALLIFAPTLMALVQLGLSRTREYDADRAAAELTGDPEGLMRALSKLERRVGRFWEEIFLPGRRIPEPSLLRTHPSTESRIARLRELTALATPQYPTIAGMSYKPRLPSFLPPKFRRYGFYW, encoded by the coding sequence ATGCCTGCTGTCTCGACGAGGCATCGATTTATCAATCTCGTCCAATCCGCGCTCTTGCTTGGCCTTATGGCGATGATCGCCTGGGTGTCCATGACAGCGGTCGTCGGCGCGGAGGTCGGGCTGCTGCTTGCCTTCGGAATGGTTGCGGGTCTGATTTTTGCCCCCAATCTGCCGCAAGACTTCTTGCTGTCCGCATATCAGGCGGAGCGCATAACGGGACGTGATGCGCCCGGCCTTGTCGCAGGAATAGCGGAACTTGCGCGACGTGCCGATTTGCCGCGCGCGCCGAAGCTCTATCGCGTATCGAGCCCGTTGCCGAACGCCTTCGCGATGGGCAGTCCGGAAGACAGTACAATCTGCGTCACCGATGGACTGCTTCAACTCCTCGACGGTCGCGAACTCGTCGGCGTCCTGGCTCACGAAGTTGGCCACATCGCGAACCGCGACCTGTGGATCATGGGATTGGCAGATATGATGTCACGGTTGGTTTCCATCGCGAGTTGGCTTGGACAATTCCTGCTGCTCCTCAACCTACCTCTTATTTTCGCGGGCGCGGTCTATGTTCCGTGGCATATCGTGGCGCTTCTCATCTTCGCGCCCACCTTGATGGCGCTCGTGCAGCTCGGCCTGTCGCGCACCCGCGAGTATGACGCAGATCGCGCGGCGGCAGAGCTGACTGGCGACCCGGAGGGTCTCATGAGAGCGCTGAGCAAACTCGAACGTCGTGTCGGAAGGTTCTGGGAAGAAATTTTTCTTCCCGGCCGGCGCATTCCCGAGCCGTCTCTCTTGCGAACGCATCCAAGCACAGAAAGTCGGATCGCCAGGCTGCGTGAACTCACCGCCTTGGCAACACCGCAGTATCCGACAATTGCGGGCATGTCTTATAAACCACGGCTACCCTCGTTCTTGCCGCCCAAATTCCGTCGATATGGATTTTATTGGTAG
- a CDS encoding Hsp20/alpha crystallin family protein, producing MQIKDLIPWARKDGAPDAKSSEDNPIATLQREMNHVFENFWNRVGHFEWPFGSGEAKSDVVETDKAIEVSIELPGMEMKDIEVTVNDDMLTVKGEKKIERQEEKKGYYLSERSYGAIYRTIPLPPGVDGEKAQASFKNGVLTIKLPQTPEAQAKVKRIEVKNG from the coding sequence ATGCAGATCAAAGACCTCATTCCCTGGGCGCGCAAGGACGGCGCGCCAGATGCCAAGAGCAGCGAAGACAACCCGATCGCGACACTCCAGCGCGAAATGAACCATGTGTTCGAGAACTTCTGGAACCGTGTCGGTCATTTCGAATGGCCCTTTGGCAGCGGCGAAGCGAAATCCGACGTGGTCGAGACCGACAAGGCGATCGAAGTATCGATCGAGCTGCCGGGCATGGAGATGAAGGACATCGAGGTGACGGTCAACGATGACATGTTGACTGTGAAGGGGGAGAAGAAGATCGAGCGCCAGGAGGAGAAAAAGGGGTATTACCTGTCCGAGCGCAGCTACGGCGCGATCTACCGGACAATTCCGCTCCCTCCCGGTGTGGATGGCGAAAAGGCGCAGGCATCCTTCAAGAACGGGGTTCTGACGATCAAGCTGCCCCAAACTCCCGAGGCGCAGGCGAAGGTCAAGCGCATCGAGGTCAAGAACGGCTGA